The following proteins are co-located in the Silene latifolia isolate original U9 population chromosome 1, ASM4854445v1, whole genome shotgun sequence genome:
- the LOC141594811 gene encoding uncharacterized protein LOC141594811, with protein MIDFTIRSILLKSEAKTMEKAQQLVALSEEESESVYRVAVNPHEFQVGPSFYEDFALRGIRVNRVEPGIIFCSFKVPPRLIDRDGNLAAGAIANLVDIVGNALIYKVNKPMNVSVNMCISYLSNAKLDDELEVTSRLLGKIGAVSGTSVIIKNKATGDIVAEGRHSLFSKL; from the exons ATGATTGATTTTACGATCAGATCAATATTATTGAAGAGTGAAGCGAAGACAATGGAAAAAGCCCAACAACTTGTAGCACTGAGTGAGGAAGAGTCCGAAAGCGTGTATCGGGTCGCGGTCAACCCGCACGAGTTTCAAGTAGGACCCAGTTTCTATGAGGATTTTGCACTCCGTGGCATTCGGGTCAATCGGGTTGAACCCGGGATCATATTTTGCTCCTTCAAAGTGCCCCCTCGTTTGATT GATAGGGATGGAAATTTGGCAGCTGGTGCAATTGCAAACCTCGTTGATATCGTTGGCAATGCGTTGATTTACAAAGTTAACAAGCCTATGAATGTGTCCGTTAACATGTGTATCTCTTACTTGTCCAATGCCAAGCTTGAT GATGAGTTGGAGGTGACATCGAGACTTTTAGGCAAAATTGGAGCGGTATCTGGGACTTCCGTCATCATTAAGAACAAAGCAACGGGAGACATTGTTGCTGAAGGACGACATTCATTGTTTAGCAAACTTTAA
- the LOC141594821 gene encoding uncharacterized protein LOC141594821 → MHLFDGHIGGAMAKAFGLAGLTFVFRSGWRVDLLPGMQLFDGHIGGAMAKAFGLAGLTVVFRSGRGRRNKNSLEGDAGYGCICDDYDATTMMGHTIVV, encoded by the exons ATGCATTTGTTTGACGGCCACATTGGCGGCGCCATGGCGAAGGCATTTGGTCTCGCTGGCCTAACTTTTGTTTTCCGTTCTG GTTGGCGAGTCGATCTGTTACCCGGGATGCAGTTGTTTGACGGCCACATTGGCGGCGCCATGGCGAAGGCATTTGGTCTCGCTGGCCTAACTGTTGTTTTTCGTTCTG GAAGGGGACGAAGGAACAAAAACTCTCTAGAGGGCGATGCTGGCTATGGCTGCATCTGTGATGATTATGATGCGACGACGATGATG GGCCATACTATTGTAGTATAA